From the genome of Halostella limicola, one region includes:
- a CDS encoding Gfo/Idh/MocA family protein yields the protein MNDEIVRLGVVGLGFMGQTHATNAETFGHEVVAGADVVPESREEFAAEYGAATYEDPVDMYDAEELDAVAVATPNAFHEEAVVPALERGYDVICEKPLAHDLESAERIAAAAREADAFCTVNFHNRVSTAAELFKGYQDDGRFGDVRHVRGNYIRSRGIPGVGSWFTDENLSGGGAVVDIGVHAIDFALHLMDYPAVEKVFAVTRSEFGTRDDYVDPGDWYEATDEAVFDVEDSATAMIRLADDRTISLEIAWAANEASSQEFVVRGSDAGARLDLGGDGLTMLESGKQGTDHLVDSAIDTGSIDHTGWEGSDKRFLDAVAAGAEPETTVEEALTVQRVIDAIYRSGESGELVSVDEADAATRAGE from the coding sequence ATGAACGATGAGATAGTTCGTCTCGGAGTCGTAGGGCTCGGGTTCATGGGCCAGACGCACGCGACGAACGCCGAGACGTTCGGACACGAGGTGGTGGCCGGCGCGGACGTGGTCCCCGAATCCCGCGAGGAATTCGCGGCGGAGTACGGCGCCGCGACGTACGAGGACCCGGTGGACATGTACGACGCGGAGGAGCTCGACGCCGTCGCCGTGGCGACGCCGAACGCGTTCCACGAGGAGGCGGTCGTTCCCGCGCTGGAGCGGGGGTACGACGTCATCTGCGAGAAGCCCCTCGCACACGACCTGGAGAGCGCGGAGCGCATCGCCGCGGCCGCCCGCGAGGCGGACGCGTTCTGCACGGTCAACTTCCACAACCGCGTCTCGACGGCGGCGGAACTGTTCAAGGGCTACCAGGACGACGGTCGCTTCGGCGACGTCCGCCACGTCCGGGGCAACTACATCCGCTCGCGCGGCATCCCGGGCGTCGGCTCGTGGTTCACCGACGAGAACCTGTCCGGCGGCGGCGCTGTCGTGGACATCGGCGTCCACGCCATCGACTTCGCGCTCCACCTGATGGACTACCCGGCCGTCGAGAAGGTGTTTGCCGTCACCCGCTCGGAGTTCGGCACCCGGGACGACTACGTCGATCCCGGCGACTGGTACGAGGCCACCGACGAGGCCGTGTTCGACGTCGAGGACTCCGCGACAGCGATGATCCGCCTCGCCGACGACCGGACCATATCGCTGGAGATCGCGTGGGCGGCGAACGAGGCGTCCTCGCAGGAGTTCGTCGTCCGCGGGAGCGATGCGGGCGCGAGGCTGGACCTCGGCGGCGACGGACTGACGATGCTTGAGTCGGGCAAGCAGGGGACCGACCACCTGGTCGACTCGGCCATCGACACCGGGTCGATCGACCACACGGGCTGGGAGGGCAGCGACAAGCGCTTCCTTGACGCGGTCGCCGCGGGCGCGGAGCCCGAGACCACGGTCGAGGAGGCGCTCACGGTCCAGCGCGTCATCGACGCGATCTACCGGTCCGGGGAGTCCGGCGAACTCGTCTCGGTCGACGAGGCGGACGCGGCGACGCGGGCCGGGGAGTAG
- a CDS encoding PadR family transcriptional regulator yields the protein MFDLTGFQRDLLYVIAGQEEPHGLAIKEEMESYYEKEVHHGRLYPNLDTLVDKGLVDKSEKDRRTNAYRLTSRGRREIEDRQRWEKQYLGEDAEVANPAQ from the coding sequence ATGTTCGACCTGACTGGTTTCCAACGCGATCTCCTGTACGTCATCGCCGGGCAAGAGGAGCCCCACGGGCTGGCGATCAAAGAGGAGATGGAGAGCTACTACGAGAAGGAAGTACACCACGGCCGGTTGTATCCGAATCTCGACACGCTCGTCGACAAGGGCCTCGTCGACAAGAGCGAGAAGGACCGGCGGACGAACGCCTACCGGCTCACGAGCCGCGGACGGCGGGAGATCGAGGACCGACAGCGCTGGGAGAAGCAGTACCTCGGCGAGGACGCCGAAGTCGCCAACCCGGCGCAGTAA
- a CDS encoding DMT family transporter yields the protein MVDRRAVVFFAAASVLFGGTFVAAKAGLEYFPPLLFVAFRFDVAAVVLAAYAVLTSTRDELVPRSRGDAAGILATGVLSIGLTNALLFVGQQYATSAVASIVFSLNPILTPVFAAALLADERLSVRAATGMLVGLVGVALVVSPDPANLLGGDAVGKAILFAGAVAGALGSVLIRWSDGTLSSTVRTAWGLPFGAALCHLLAWSAGESPGAVVWGPEAVASLAYVGVFAGALAYIAYFGLLDTAGAIRANLVFYVVPVVATLGGWAVLGETISPGAVAGFVTIFAGFAVIGSESVDVRRAVTAAVARLRVTDDRLDVGDDPGGFGSD from the coding sequence GTGGTAGACCGACGCGCCGTGGTCTTCTTCGCCGCCGCGAGCGTCCTCTTCGGCGGGACGTTCGTCGCCGCGAAGGCGGGACTGGAGTACTTCCCGCCGCTGCTGTTCGTCGCGTTCCGGTTCGACGTGGCGGCGGTCGTCCTCGCGGCGTACGCCGTCCTCACATCGACGCGAGACGAACTCGTGCCGCGCTCGCGCGGCGACGCGGCCGGCATCCTGGCAACGGGCGTCCTCTCGATCGGTCTCACGAACGCGCTGCTGTTCGTCGGGCAGCAGTACGCCACGAGCGCCGTCGCCTCCATCGTCTTCAGCCTCAACCCCATCCTGACGCCGGTGTTCGCGGCGGCGCTGCTCGCCGACGAGCGCCTCTCCGTGCGCGCGGCGACGGGGATGCTCGTCGGCCTCGTCGGCGTCGCGCTCGTCGTCAGTCCCGACCCGGCGAACCTCCTCGGGGGAGACGCCGTCGGCAAGGCGATCCTCTTCGCCGGCGCCGTCGCCGGCGCGCTCGGGAGCGTCCTCATCCGGTGGTCCGACGGCACGCTGTCGAGCACCGTCCGCACCGCGTGGGGGCTGCCGTTCGGCGCGGCCCTCTGTCACCTCCTCGCGTGGTCGGCCGGCGAGTCACCCGGCGCCGTCGTCTGGGGACCGGAGGCCGTCGCTTCGCTCGCCTACGTCGGCGTGTTCGCCGGCGCGCTGGCGTACATCGCCTACTTCGGCCTACTCGACACGGCGGGCGCGATCCGCGCGAACCTGGTGTTCTACGTCGTGCCGGTCGTCGCGACGCTGGGCGGGTGGGCGGTTCTCGGAGAGACGATATCGCCGGGCGCGGTCGCCGGGTTCGTCACGATCTTCGCCGGGTTCGCCGTGATCGGCAGCGAGTCCGTCGACGTTCGGAGGGCCGTCACGGCCGCGGTCGCGCGGCTTCGGGTGACCGACGACCGACTCGACGTCGGCGACGATCCCGGCGGGTTCGGGTCCGACTGA
- a CDS encoding YqjF family protein, whose product MEWRDVLFANWPVDPDLVAAHLPPSLSVDTHEGRAWLSVVPFLNDDVRPLGVPAVAGLSLPELNLRTYVTRDGVPGVYFFSLDAEGLLGVLGARVMNHLPYYNARIAIDETDDGTRFTSRRRHPGARPVDFAATYRGTGDRFYAEEGSLAAFLTARFRYFTEAQDGTVRYASIDHDPWPLYEAEVRIDRNTLFRANGFRPPESDPVHLYSPGVTTTASESRRWRPIDDSGAD is encoded by the coding sequence ATGGAGTGGCGCGACGTGCTGTTCGCGAACTGGCCGGTCGATCCCGACCTCGTCGCGGCCCACCTGCCGCCGTCGCTGTCGGTGGACACGCACGAGGGCCGGGCGTGGCTCTCGGTGGTCCCCTTCCTGAACGACGACGTCCGCCCGCTCGGCGTCCCGGCTGTCGCCGGCCTCTCGCTCCCGGAGCTGAACCTCCGCACGTACGTCACCCGCGACGGGGTGCCGGGGGTCTACTTCTTCAGCCTCGACGCCGAGGGGCTGCTCGGGGTCCTCGGCGCTCGCGTCATGAACCACCTCCCGTACTACAACGCCCGGATCGCGATCGACGAGACCGACGACGGGACCCGGTTCACCAGCCGCCGCCGGCATCCGGGGGCTCGACCCGTCGACTTCGCGGCGACGTACCGCGGTACCGGCGACCGGTTCTACGCGGAGGAGGGATCGCTCGCGGCGTTTCTCACGGCCCGGTTCCGCTACTTCACGGAGGCGCAGGACGGCACAGTGCGGTACGCGTCCATCGACCACGACCCGTGGCCGCTGTACGAGGCCGAGGTCCGGATCGACCGGAACACGCTGTTTCGCGCCAACGGGTTCCGGCCGCCGGAGTCGGATCCCGTCCACCTCTACAGCCCTGGGGTGACGACGACCGCGTCGGAGAGCCGTCGATGGCGGCCGATCGACGACAGCGGTGCGGACTGA
- a CDS encoding alpha/beta hydrolase translates to MAELDPQVSDYLDFLDELGQPDLADVGAEQARELSAAFLSDPSDREDVAATEDRTVPGPDGEIPIRVYTPRTDGGGPHPALAFFHGGGFVLGDLETHDAACRALANAADCVIVAADYRRAPEHPFPAAVEDCFAVTEWVAENPAAVGGDGRLAVGGDSAGGNLAAAVTLLARERRGPAIDAQLLIYPVTSASTHWDSYENAEGYYLTEADMRWFEEQYFPSDLNRANPYASPLRAASHAGLPPATVQTCGFDPLRDEGRAYADALAEAGVPTTHYHYDDLVHGVFTMLVEPGIDRTRDVVEDAAAGLRADLSD, encoded by the coding sequence ATGGCCGAACTCGACCCCCAGGTCAGCGACTACCTCGACTTCCTCGACGAACTGGGCCAACCCGACCTCGCGGACGTCGGCGCGGAGCAGGCCCGGGAGCTGTCGGCGGCGTTTCTCTCGGACCCGTCGGACCGGGAAGACGTGGCGGCGACAGAGGACCGGACCGTCCCGGGCCCCGACGGCGAGATTCCGATCCGAGTGTACACCCCGAGAACCGACGGCGGCGGGCCGCACCCGGCGCTGGCGTTCTTCCACGGCGGCGGGTTCGTCCTCGGGGACCTGGAGACCCACGACGCCGCCTGCCGCGCGCTGGCGAACGCGGCCGATTGCGTGATCGTCGCCGCGGATTACCGCCGCGCACCGGAGCACCCGTTCCCCGCGGCCGTCGAAGACTGTTTCGCGGTGACCGAGTGGGTGGCGGAGAACCCCGCCGCCGTCGGCGGCGACGGCCGCCTCGCCGTGGGCGGCGACAGCGCCGGCGGCAACCTCGCCGCGGCCGTCACCCTACTCGCCCGGGAGCGTCGCGGCCCGGCGATCGACGCGCAACTGCTGATCTACCCGGTGACGAGCGCGAGCACGCACTGGGACTCCTACGAGAACGCCGAGGGGTACTACTTGACCGAGGCGGATATGCGGTGGTTCGAGGAGCAGTACTTCCCGAGCGATCTGAACCGGGCGAACCCATACGCGTCGCCGCTCCGCGCGGCGAGCCACGCCGGGCTGCCGCCCGCGACGGTCCAGACGTGCGGGTTCGACCCGCTCCGCGACGAAGGCAGGGCGTACGCCGACGCGCTCGCCGAGGCCGGCGTCCCGACGACGCACTACCACTACGACGACCTCGTCCACGGGGTGTTCACCATGCTCGTCGAACCCGGCATCGATCGTACCCGTGACGTGGTCGAGGACGCCGCAGCGGGCCTCAGGGCGGACCTGTCGGACTGA
- a CDS encoding YeiH family protein produces the protein MIAGARRSVPGLLLLVAVAGAATLLGRAIPLVTPLVLAIAVGAVAANVFRIPAWAERGVATHSTLLEAGIILLGASLSVEAIVAAGPVLVGLIVAVVAFGLALVQALSRAAALGDRMGSLLAAGSSICGVSAIAAVAPVCDADESQIAHAAATILLFDAVTLVAFPAVGSLLDVAPRPFGVWIGLSMFSTGPVAAAGFAHSPVAGKWATMTKLARNALIGVVAVGYSIRYTGRTAGAIDQPVRQVWVDFPKFLLGFVLVALLTNVGAIPGWAVDPILTASDALFLLAFAGLGFEIRLGELRNAGVVPVGVVGGYLLVVSALTYLLVGALF, from the coding sequence ATGATCGCCGGCGCTCGGCGGTCGGTCCCGGGCCTGCTTTTGCTCGTCGCCGTCGCCGGCGCGGCGACGCTTCTCGGGCGCGCGATCCCGCTGGTGACGCCGCTCGTCCTCGCCATCGCCGTCGGGGCCGTTGCCGCCAACGTCTTCCGGATCCCGGCGTGGGCGGAGCGGGGCGTCGCGACGCACTCGACGCTGCTAGAGGCCGGTATCATCCTCCTCGGTGCGAGCCTCTCGGTGGAGGCGATAGTCGCCGCTGGGCCGGTGCTCGTCGGCCTCATCGTCGCCGTGGTCGCCTTCGGCCTCGCGCTCGTGCAGGCGCTCTCGCGGGCCGCCGCGCTGGGCGACCGCATGGGGTCGCTCCTGGCGGCGGGATCGAGCATCTGCGGCGTCTCCGCAATCGCCGCCGTCGCGCCGGTCTGCGACGCCGACGAGTCCCAGATCGCCCACGCCGCGGCGACGATCCTCCTGTTCGACGCGGTCACGCTCGTCGCGTTCCCGGCGGTCGGTAGCCTGCTCGACGTCGCGCCGCGCCCGTTCGGCGTCTGGATCGGCCTCTCGATGTTCTCCACCGGTCCCGTCGCGGCCGCCGGGTTCGCACACTCCCCCGTCGCGGGGAAGTGGGCGACGATGACGAAACTCGCCCGCAACGCGCTGATCGGCGTCGTCGCGGTCGGGTACTCGATCCGGTACACAGGCCGGACCGCAGGGGCGATCGACCAGCCCGTTCGGCAGGTGTGGGTCGACTTTCCGAAGTTTCTCCTCGGGTTCGTCCTCGTCGCGCTGCTAACGAACGTCGGCGCGATACCGGGGTGGGCGGTCGACCCGATCCTGACGGCGTCGGACGCGCTCTTCCTGCTCGCGTTCGCCGGCCTCGGGTTCGAGATCCGCCTCGGTGAGCTGCGTAACGCCGGGGTCGTGCCCGTCGGCGTCGTCGGCGGGTACCTGCTCGTCGTGAGCGCGCTGACGTATCTGCTCGTCGGCGCGCTGTTCTGA
- a CDS encoding FAD-dependent monooxygenase, whose amino-acid sequence MGEMSEGTRADAIRTGKTDAPTSEEYDVAVVGGGASGLAAAVFAARYGLDTVVLDRGTSAIRRCYLVENYVGFLGIDPESFLALARGHARYEGAEVVDGHVRRVERDGDAFRVRTDGGEGLRATYVVAATAYDADYLAGLRDGEFHEEGNHPVDADEATGRTDVDGLYVAGWLSGDPHQVLVSAGHGARVAKSLVRDHRASEEGLPGELAQFWDWRVEEGTYGGEEWEAHVDEWIDERIPGDRDIGEERVAAIKRALKEERLDYQQSPAERERRRRDARALLDAVLGESPE is encoded by the coding sequence ATGGGAGAGATGTCCGAGGGGACGCGCGCGGACGCCATCAGAACGGGGAAAACCGACGCGCCGACCAGCGAGGAGTACGACGTGGCGGTCGTCGGCGGCGGCGCGTCGGGGCTCGCGGCGGCCGTGTTCGCGGCGCGGTACGGGCTCGACACGGTCGTCCTCGACCGCGGGACGTCGGCGATCCGGCGGTGTTATCTCGTCGAGAACTACGTGGGCTTTCTCGGGATCGACCCCGAATCGTTCCTCGCGCTCGCGAGGGGCCACGCCCGGTACGAGGGCGCCGAGGTCGTCGACGGCCACGTCCGACGGGTCGAGCGGGACGGCGACGCGTTCCGCGTCCGGACCGACGGGGGCGAGGGACTCCGCGCGACGTACGTCGTCGCCGCGACGGCGTACGACGCGGACTACCTCGCCGGCCTCCGGGACGGCGAGTTCCACGAGGAGGGCAACCACCCCGTCGACGCCGACGAGGCGACGGGCAGGACCGACGTGGACGGCCTCTACGTCGCGGGGTGGCTCTCAGGCGACCCCCATCAGGTGCTCGTCAGCGCCGGGCACGGCGCCCGCGTCGCGAAGTCGCTCGTCCGGGACCACCGCGCAAGCGAGGAGGGCCTCCCGGGGGAACTCGCCCAGTTCTGGGACTGGCGCGTCGAGGAGGGGACGTACGGCGGCGAGGAGTGGGAGGCCCACGTCGACGAGTGGATCGACGAGCGGATCCCCGGGGACCGCGACATCGGCGAGGAGCGGGTCGCGGCGATCAAACGAGCGCTCAAGGAGGAGCGCCTCGACTACCAGCAGTCGCCGGCGGAGCGCGAGCGGCGTCGGCGCGACGCCCGTGCGCTCCTCGACGCCGTGCTCGGCGAGTCGCCGGAGTGA
- a CDS encoding helix-turn-helix transcriptional regulator: MESALEEIEFLALSANRVEVLQLLAEGPHARSDLAAETGASQATLGRILSDFDDRSWIRREDGRYEATATGRLVAEGFTDLLEILETESELRGVVRYLPTREMDFDLRRLADATITVPSGTRPNAPVQRVVDLIAGADEVRVFSHAFNEQSLAAVEDRVTEGPATFRGVFSKRAVDALAEDDELRRRLRSLLSADGAAVRVRDEPIPLAVTVADGVVHLLVRDDNGVLQASVDADDAAVQSWARDTFDRYWESATPLSFDDLSR, translated from the coding sequence ATGGAGTCGGCACTCGAAGAGATAGAGTTCCTCGCGCTCTCGGCGAACCGCGTCGAGGTGCTACAGTTGCTCGCCGAGGGACCGCACGCGCGCAGCGACCTGGCGGCGGAGACGGGCGCTTCGCAGGCGACGCTCGGACGTATCCTGAGCGACTTCGACGATCGGTCGTGGATCCGGCGCGAGGACGGGCGGTACGAAGCGACGGCGACGGGTCGACTCGTCGCTGAGGGGTTCACCGACCTGCTGGAGATCCTGGAGACGGAGAGCGAACTTCGGGGCGTCGTGCGGTACCTGCCGACGCGAGAGATGGACTTCGACCTCCGGCGTCTCGCCGACGCCACCATCACCGTCCCGTCCGGTACGCGCCCGAACGCCCCGGTTCAGCGGGTGGTCGACCTGATCGCCGGCGCCGACGAGGTGCGGGTGTTCTCCCACGCGTTCAACGAGCAGAGCCTCGCGGCGGTGGAGGACCGCGTGACGGAGGGACCGGCGACCTTTCGGGGCGTGTTCTCGAAGCGCGCCGTCGACGCGCTCGCCGAGGACGACGAACTGCGCCGGCGGCTTCGGTCGCTGCTCTCGGCCGACGGCGCGGCGGTCAGAGTCCGAGACGAACCGATACCGCTCGCGGTGACCGTGGCCGACGGCGTCGTGCACCTGCTGGTCCGCGACGACAACGGCGTTCTGCAGGCGTCGGTCGACGCGGACGACGCGGCGGTGCAGTCGTGGGCGAGAGACACGTTCGACCGCTACTGGGAGTCGGCGACGCCGCTTTCGTTCGACGACCTGAGTCGGTAA